ATTCACTTATAGTTCAATACTGCAGAATAAACTTGCCATAAGTACAATGCCATAGTTCGCAGTAAATGCCCAGCAACTTATTTTTAATGCAGAGAAAGAATTTGAGGATGTTTCTTATTGGTTTTTTTGGCTTCAACCAAACTGTTTTGCTCCCACAATTGTGGTTTGAAAGTTCAGAGTAGGTGATGGTAGGGACTTTAGTTGGGGTATTTTGAGTTGCAGAAAGTGTACGAAGGTTACACTGCATATCTGGAGGTTGAGTTTTTATCGCGTGTTGAGAAAAAGGGAGTAAACCAGTTTATTTTGCATACTAATATTTGGTTTATCCACATTTGCATTGTGTTCTGTTGTGTGCATACAGAGGTTTACATCAGACGTTCATACACAACCTGCAAGCACTGACTTTGTTCACCGGGTTTTTTTATACACATGTTCTCGCTTGTGAAACAAAAGACACAGTTTGAACACAAACTGTCATACCTCAGTGTCGTTGGCCACTTATTGATCAATAACACATAACCTTCTTATTCTGCTCATTTTTTTCCCAACACTCTTCTTTTCATCGTAATATCACCAGAATTTGTGTTGCATAACTATAAATCTGCAATTCTGTAACAGGGTAATGTTCAGCCAACTTTTAGGAGATCAAATCTTAAAGTTTCCTTCCCTCCGAGATGAAGAAGGTTCCTTTTTAAACACAATTTCAAGTTGGTTTCTGGTTGCCGTTTTTGAAGTGAACATTTGAATACAATGTTAAAGGACAACCATCTTTTTTGTCGGCGCGGTCTGGAATTTGCACATCTGTCTCCATTCTTATCGCGACAGGTCACTTCACTCCAAGATCACCGCACCGTCAAACACAAGAGAAGAAACAAAATCCAACGACttggtttgttttcagttgcacTTGGTCCCCAGGACGTTTAACTTTGTAATAGAACCTTTGACAAAGAGCAAACGCCTTTTAATTTTGTAaatgctgtaaaaaaacaaaacagaaaaagaactAATAAAAGAGCGCATTACTTTGGGACATTTGTGAATCATTTTCTTGGTCTTGAATGTCTCTTCTGTCTGCTGTCTTGACATTTCCCCCCACATGCACCTCGAGTTTGTGCTAATTCATTTCAGTCTTGTGCACGCCACACCTTTCTGCCGCCAATAAATAGTGGCAAGCTCGTGTTTCATCTGACACAGCATGGAGAGTGTGTTTTTCAGAGTCGGGAGAAGAGTGTCTGATTTTTGGCCGAATCCACAGCGTCCctccccctgagccacagcctgcTTCtcaaccccacccccccccgGACACACATACCACCCGGCAGCTCCTAATATAGACCCGAGCGCTCTGCAGGAAAGGGTAAAGAAGTGAGAGGGGTCGCCAACAAGAGCGTTTTCATGGACGCACAACAGAGTAATGGAGCCTCCTTCGCAGGTGAAAAGTCACTTTGGGATGAATATAACTTGTGGATGAGTGTTTGTAAAGAAACGAGTTGCCTTGTGGATTTCAAACTGTTGTGACAATGTCATGTGGGGACTGTTTTTCTTGCTTTGTTGCAGAccccagagaagaagaagggaatACAACAAGGTGGCATTACaatatatttctgtctttgtgtataTACCTCTTCCCTGGtctggtgcatgtgtgtatacgTGTCCACGTGTGCTCTCTGTGTTATTCTTCATAGACGCTGACACCACGGTCTACATGAATTTCATGAAGAGCCACTGCTGCTACAACGCCATTCCAACCAGCTGCAAACTGGTCATATTTGACACCAAGCTACAAGTAAGACTTCACTTCAgatcctgtttttcttttacatccTCACTCAGACATTCTGAAGTGAATTGATTTATCTCCACAGGTGAAAAAGGCTTTTTTTGCACTGGTGGCAAACGGCTTGAGAGCTGCTCCTCTATGGGACAGCGAGCTGCAAAGATTTGTGGGTAAGAAAAACAGATTAATAGTAATAGGTATAGTCTTAAAAATATGAATCACTGGAAATGATAATTTCGCAGGCATGCTGACGATTACGGATTTCATCAACATCCTCCACTGCTATTACAAGTCTCCTCTGGTGAGCATGAATGTGCTTCACTCTTAAGCCTATATTTTTGTGTGATGAGGGTTTATTGCcatatttgctgttgtgtgttttgtgcaagcatacatttttaaaaaatctgaacacTAGAAATGATTGTGCAATATAAACAATAAGATATTTGCAGCATGAGCGTTATTAGCCGAGGAAAGTTCAAGAGTCACAAGtgggaacatttatttttgaccTGTTGGTGAGGCCAGCAGCAGTCtgggaaaaagctgtttttgtGCCATGAGGTTTTGGTCTTGATGGCCCGCAGCCTCCTGCCAGAGGGAAGTGGCTCAAAGAGCTTGTGTCCAGTGTGGGAGAGGTCAGCCTGAAACTTACCGGCACGCCTCAGAGTCCTGGAGACGAGGCAGGCTGCAGACGATCACCTTCTTGATGGAGCGAATGATGTGCTCTGACCCTGTCCCTGGACTTGATGGTGGCAGTGTAGAAGCTGACCATCACAGGATTGGGCAACTTCCTCAGATGCTGCAGGATgtacatcctctgctgggcttTTGTGGTGAGGGACTTCTTTGGTGATGATGGTTCCCAGGAAGGGGAATGACGGGTGGGACTTTTCCTGAAGTGCAATAtaccaagatccatgaattgttccctgggaaatcaaGGAAAAGGTTGAAAATTGAGCCACCTAAAGTTATTTGATAAGCAAATGTGGAATATTTGAGATATGAGCTGCCTGAAGAGTGAATCTCTACCTTGACAGAAGCTTTTGCAGGTTTGCATCTGATGATCTGATCCATCCTTCATTGAGAATGTCGCAGACCGACCCATAACTTGTGGTTTTCCCTCTCAAGGTTCAAATGTACGAGCTGGAGAGCCACAAGATTGAGACATGGCGAGGTGattcatttcaaagtaaatAACCAACACGGATCTGAGACATTACCTCTGTGCACAAACTTTAGTGAACTCCCAGTCGAGCTTtatcctccttctctctgtttagATGTCTTCCTACAGTATTCCAATCACTTCCTCATTAGTATTTCCCCAGAGGCCAGGTAAGCACACAGAACGCACATTTTGAATTCTTACAATCCAGTCAAATACTTAAAAGGTCTCTTTTTTCCTCGTAGCCTCTTTGAAGCCACCTATTCCTTACTCAAACACAAGATCCACAGGCTGCCCGTCATCGATCCTGAGTCTGGAAACGTCCTGCACATCCTGACCCACAAACGAATCCTCAAGTTCCTCCATATATTCGTGAGCAAGCTTCAATTCACATGTTCAAAATATATCTTTAATGTGGCGGTGTAGTTTGGTTTCTCCTACTGTGGTGTTTTTTTCAGGGTAAAAAAGTTCCCAAGCCTGCGTTCATTcggaggcagatccaggagctTGGGATCGGGACGTTCAGGAACATTGCCACCGTTCAACAGATGGCGCCACTTCACGAGGCCCTCGCCATATTTGTAGAGCGGCGGGTGTCTGCACTGCCGGTGGTGGACGAACAGGGTatactcttttattttttaaagatcatGCATTAGAGATGGATCTAGTTGTAATGATGGCTCACAATATGCTTTCTCAGGTAAAGTGGTGGCACTCTACTCGAGATTTGATGTGATTGTAAGTACCACAGAGAAAacatatgttttttattatcattttattgtttaacCAAGGCTGTTTGTGatcttaaagcaacactatgcaactgTTTTACCtcaaaatagcagcttcaaaatcaGGGATCATGAGTAATATTCacagttcagttgtgtttcagtccaGTGAGTCACAGCCACGCAGTCAGAGAATGAAAGTTAAAGTTACATAGTGCTGCTTTAAAGTTCCCCGTGCAGCATCAGAAAGTATCTGTGCTCGCTCCTCTGCAGAATCTTGCAGCCCAGAAGAGTTACAACAATCTGGACATGACGATGCTGGAAGCCGTTCGCAGGCGCGTGTGTTTCGTCGAGGGAGTTATCAAGTGCTATCCCTATGAAACCTTGGAGACAATCTTAGACCGGATTGTCAGCGCTGAGGTGGGTAGTGTTTGTAGAAGGATTTGGCTCTCGGGATTTGTTATGAAGTCAAACAGAAGAACATTGTCATTTCCCTCCTGATCCCAGGTCCATCGGCTGGTCCTGGTGGACAGGGCAGATGTGGTGAGGGGCATCATCTCTCTGTCTGACCTGCTGCAGGCCATGGTCTTATCCCCTGCAGGTATTGACACCCTTTTGTCCTAGCACCAGACGACAGGGGGGTCCCCTTCCCTCCTTTACTGCTTTGTGTAGGCATGAGTCCTGGCCATGTGCTCAGGCAGCTCGGCCCTGGAGCCCCTCTTCTGTCCCACCCTGTTGTCTCTCTGACCCCTCACATCATCTTGTCatgcacaaaagaaaacatcttccACATTTGGCAGAGCGCCTTAACAAGCAGATGACCAGATCTTGCAGCCGGAACACGAGACATGTGCATGTGCTTCCAGTCAAGCAAGCAGGGACCACCTTTTGTTTTTGGTCTCATGACTGAGTGGAACGACAGCAGCTTCCCTTCATGTCTTTCAGAAATCGCCATCTGATTAAAATGAGAGAtcacaagaggaagaaaaaaaactttttgcCTGTGCTGCTCTTTACATGAATATAATGTCTGGGCCTGTGTTATACTCAAGCATTGATATTGTGATGAATCTCTGTAGGTCTTCTCCTGCACTGTTATTGGCTGCATTTTGATCAAATTGATCAATATTTGTTTACTCAATAAGATATATTTCTGTATTAAACATTTATAGCAAAACccagtggtgtgtgtttgtttcatataTGTGATCTAGGGCTTAAAATGCTGGAATTGCTAttatatataagatatataagatatatatatatatatatatatatatattcacacatttatttcaatgtcTAGTCCTatgaacacatgcacagttGAGATCATCAATAGTTTCTAGATCTTTTAATAAAAGTGTCACCTTTACGCAACCTTCATGCAGAGGTATCTCTGACCACACGGTGGAGCCCTGGAGCTGTAAAACCTCTCCTACAGTAAACAGGAAACACGTGACTAGATCTTCTCATCTGACCCGCACGCCCATCTGTGCAAGAGTCAAGttgacagaaattaaaataaaggaaactccctgtcttcaaagtaaaacacgCTTATAATACTAAATGAGGCAGTAGCTGTGAAACAAATATAGGATTTGAGTTTTTAAAcagaattgtgtttttgtaatcCCAATCTGTACACATATATTAAAACCTGCATGCAATAAATTAAGTTGTACTTTCTGTACCACGTTCAATTGCCACATTTGCAAAAACAATTTGAAGTTGTAAATTAAGCCTTTTTGAGTtttgagtcttttttttaactttaaataaataaatagtcaTTCATCAGcattcctgttttattttgaaggtataACCGGATGCTTGTCAATGTGAGCTCCGTGGCGCTTGACGCTGCCGTTCCCGTGATctccaaaacaacacaacaaagtgtgGGAGAAACATGGCGAGCGGAGAGGAGGCCACAAGACACCCCTCGGTTCCCTCCTCCTCGGTCGGCCTGGAGTCGCTCTTCCCCGCCGGGGCGTCGGAGCAGGCCTGCGGGGACGGGAACCCGGAGCTCGTCCGCCTGCGGGAGCGCCTCCAGGGCTGGCTGTCGCCGTACGAGGCGCCGCTGCTGTGGCTCCAGAGGCTGCTGGTGTGGGAGAGGCCGCTGTGCAGCATCTCCGTGGCCCTGACGCTCAACACGCTGTTCTGGTAACATCCGTGTTCGACACCGCTCCCACACCCCCACACCGTGCCAGCCAGCTAGCTGGGCTAACGTCAGCAGGGATATTACGAGGGCATGTCAAAACAAGTTAGCTAATCCCACGTCCTTAGCCCAGTGCTAACGCAGCATATTAGCCAATTCAAACTTAATTTCCAGCCTCGTCAAAACGTCTTTAAGCGCCACAGATGATCAGGAAATATGTTCTTGTGTCGGCCAAACAGAAAACCAGCGTTGCATTGAGTTGTTACAGCTGTTAGCATTTGTGGAGCTTCATGCTAGCAAACGCTCATGTCATGCTGAGTGGCCCAGGCCCTGATCACCTGCTGTCAGTGACATCTGACAGAATGTAGAAGATGAGGAAGTTCCTTGTTGATCAGTTTATCAAATACAATGTGCAGAATGATCTAACAGCCTTTCCAAGTGTATCGATTGATAGCTTGTTTATCTCCACAGGCTCCTGTCCTCCACTTCCCTGCGgcccctcttcctcctgagtGTCTCCCTGTTGGGACTCATGCTCCTGGAGAGATGGAAGCCCAAGTTGCCCATCGTCACTGGTAATGGTGATTTAAATCTGCTTCTCAGGTTTTGTCATTTAAAGCCATAAGGTAAAATAATCCTCGATTAGTCGAGGGACAGATATGTTTGATGTGTCAGTCAAAAATAGACACCAGTAAAGTAATAACAAGTAAACATGCAATgcttgtaaatataaatggaatggAACTAGTATAttcagtgtaaacagaatataaagAGCTTAACTACAGAGTGAAGAATATTTGTAAAAGCCCAAATGGCTCCAACCAAATTCATGCATTTGTCGTTGCTCttgtcctccccctaattgtgtgtttttcctcccaCGGCAGTTCAACAAGCAGAGGCTCACCCTGTGCAAAGGTGTGTGGTGTGTACACGATAAACATACTCGTGTAAACACAGGTTCTTTATCAACGAAACAATTCAAAATAACAGCTTATGTCAAATTCTAACACTGAAGTCTCTTTATGACTGGGTGACATTTTTCTCGCCTGTGACAGCATATCACTTTAACTACTGTTAGACGTCTGGTCTGGTTATATCCGTTCTATTTGTGTTCCTCCCTCTGCTTACATACCATCAGCATGGAATCATACAACCTGGATTTTTGTTCTTTACAAGTGGTTTAATCGCTGCCTttctgtgcttgtttgtgtgtgtgtgcgttcttTGCTGCATACAGTGAAACAATGGGTGTGGAGCAGCATCTGCTCAGTGTTCCTGAGCTGAGCCACCACCTGGCTGAGAGCTACCTGACGTGCTGTCTGTACCTGCAGGAGATGCTGCAGTACAAGCAGCAGAACCATGGCAAGGTACAGCACTTTGACGCTCACTCTtgactgtgtttctctctgttttgagAGTAAATCTGTAAAGTATCGTTTTATTACAAATGTCTGATGGCTGAAGAGTCTGTGTACACGCAGGTTATCTTGTACAGGTTTGATAGCTGACAGAACCAAACACTGTGCAAAATACACATTGCTAACCACGAACAACAAAAGACTGAAAACCCTTTTAAATCCTAGGTTTGCGTCTGATGTAGGCAGCTACAAGAAAGCTTTTAGACATACTCTACtgtcatacacaaacacacacaacactaccTTTCACTTCTTACTTTTGTATGCTTTGCAGCCTGAGGGTGATTTTCAGCTTATTTCTCTTCTGTTCTGGTTTTCAGTTCTGTGTACTGATGTGCAGTAGCTGCTTTGTACTTGCCGTGGTTGGACATTATGTACCAGGAATCATGATCTCTTATATTATAGGTGAGTCCTTAATAGTATAAAACACCTAAATATTGCTTATGTTATGGTATTACCTTAGTGGTGTATCTTGTCATACCGCATTCATAGATCAGGTAACTGGATACTAGAATGTACACCATGTGCAGAAGCACACGGCGTACTAGTCGTGGTACTTGCAAAGACCACAAGGTtctcaaatgttttttccatGTGCCTGTTCAGTCCTGAGCGTGCTGTTGTGGCCGCTCGTGGTGTACCACGAACTGATCCAGAGGATGTACACAGGCTTGGAGCCAATCCTGATGAAACTGGACTACAGCATGAAGGGAAATACCGAGCACCGCAAGCACGATAAGAGGAGTGAGTGCTGCTGTGACACCTCGAGGTTACAGATTGCAGATTTCTGGACATTAGCGTAGCATTAATAGGGGGTTTAAGCATGCACGGGGGAACTAATCGATGCAGCTTAACCCAACCATGTTGACCTTAAACAAAGTGTGTGATTAGAAGATTATCTGCTTACATTTGTTCCCAGATCACATTTCTCTTGTACTGTTTGTTACACTTTGTATTCTGCAgctttgtaagtgtgtgtgtgtgttttgtttttttaacagaggTGAAGAAAGAGTTGGAAGAGGGGGACGAGCCAAGAGCCGAaacagagagtgagagcgaggaggagcTGTCTCTTTTTGCCCCAACGGTATGGACACTGTGAGCCCTGAAGTGTTGTGtaataaatatttctttcaaGTATGACCACATTCTCTAAGCGCCACCACGTTAATGTGTGGTTTTCAGTAAATATGCTTTGTCTGTGGAATGAATTAGGACCTACAGAAAACAGTGCCACCTTCAGAATACACATGAAAAACGACTGTAAGCGTGAACTAGaaagatgatgtgtgtgtgttgtagtagACATGTAATGAGAACACTGTTGTGTACTTGCTCAGGTGGATGTGAAGACGACAGCTCTGGCGATGGCCATCACAGACTCGGAGTTGTCGGACGAGGAGGCGTCCATCTTGGAGAGTGGAGGCTTCTCCGTGTCCAGAGCCACCACTCCTCAACTCACTGACGTCTCTGAAGGTAAATAATCACAGAAGTAGTTGTTTGCTTAGGAGGAAGGTCAAAGTTTGAGTCATTTTAACTCTTTTAAGTCTTTTACTTAGAGTTGGCTTAGCTGTTTGAATGTCTTGACATTATTTTGTCTCATCTCTACCTGGACCTAGATCTGGACCAGCAGAGTTTACACAGTGACCCAGAGGAGTCCTACCTTCGTGATCTCCCTGAGTTCCCCTCAGTCGAGGAGTTCCCGTCCATCGAGCACCACCTGCTCCACTTCCCTCTGCGAGCTCCCGGGCAGGTCGACGGTGCCCAGGCTGGGGCTCAGTCAGAGGCAGAACCGCTGAGCCCCGCCAGCCTCCTCATCCAGCACCTGGCGTCCCCGCTCCACTTTGTGAACACGCACTTCAACGGACACGGACGGCCACCCGGGGCTGATGAGGGCATGTTGCCAGGGACAGGCCCACGAGAGGAGGCAGGGAggcaggaggggggagaggagaaggaagcTGCTGTGACCCAGGGTGCACAGAGGTCCCTGGAGGCCTTGAGCGAGGAGATAGTGAGCACAGCCATCTCCACAGTGGTGCAGAACACTCTGTCGGCGCTGCTGTCATCCAGCGAGGCCAGCGAGGACGTGGCCGAGTTCCTTCCCACTGAAACCCCGCCGGGCGCTTTTGAGACCTCCACCCCACCCACCGACACCACCGCTGACACTGCAGTCACTACAATAGGCGCGCTGGGGCCTGATGAAGAACAGGAAAACGCGATCACGATAATCCAAAGCTCCAGCGAGGAGATGCATGACGACACACTTGTTGGGACCGAGGAAGAGGACTTTGAGCTTCTGGACCAAAGTGAACTGGAGCAGGTGGACGAGGAGCTGGACATCAGCTCTGACAGACGGGTGGTGGGAGGAGATCCGGACACACCTCCATCTCCTCAACATCAACCGCAGTCATAGCTTCCCTACCCCCCCACCTtctactgttttgtttttatttgtatgttaaAACTACGTTATATTCATACTGCTATATACAAAACATTTATCAGAGAGTTTAACACTGTCGGTTATTGATTGTGCGGAAGATGGTTGAGATTACTCGGTTCAGTCTGTTCTCATAGCCTCATATTACAGGGTTCAGTTCAGCCTCGGTACTCCAGGACCATGACATTGTCGGGATCATCAGCTTCTCTCGGGCAGCGCAGGCTTGTTCTGTTCgcttaaatacaaaacaactaGACAAGAATCATTGTTAATGCATTTACTCTGGCGTTACACTGCCGACTGAGCACAGATTATCAGTGTATCTGCATTTTGAATTTTGCTTTAGTTAGTGTTTAATTTAAGCACATTTCTTACTGTGTCATGAAATATCTGTTCACAATAATGATGCCTTTTCTTTTCTACCGTGGCAGAGCTGAACCCTTAAACCTTGTTTTCACGCAGACGCAGATGTTTTTTTGAAATGGTGTTATGAAGAGTTGAAATGTTGGAATATATAATtatcaataattattaatatataccataaattatttattttaatggtcagttgaaccttttttttttcctgaaatggAGCTAATTCTTTTCCCTTCAGTTGCCCATAAAGATTGATGATGTGCGTATCAATGGTGACACAATGGACTTCCAGGTTAAAAAGTAGTCATATATCCCCAGAGTTAGTTATTTAATAAATAGTTTTATCCTTTTACCTTATTCGTACCTCCAAGGTCTCCGTGGTTACAGTTTTGACGGAAGCATTCGGTCATTGGTAAACATTCACAATTTCACGTCCATTTGTAATTGAGCCACATGTAATTGAATTTATTCTTGAATCTACAACTTTACTGGACAAACGCCGGCTTCTTGTTAGATAGACTATTTCTACATGTATAGTCATCACTGGGATCTGTATATTTACCAAATAACTTCCTTTGTGCCACGAGTCCATGCATGCCAGGAATCAAGCatgtgtttaaatttaaatatttgaggTCAAGTTTCCAAAGAGTCTTACTTTTACTGgagcagatttatttttctttattttttgaaaggatgtaaatgacaaaaagaaatccaacaatataatatactgtatgaagAGGTCCGGTTTTATTTTGTAAGCCACTCAGCATCCAAATCTCAGGGGTGGGTTGTACAAATTGAATATAACAGACTATATGTCCATTTCCCGACTTGTCGTTGTGCATCTTGTTTGTACTAACCTTTACCGTTTTTTTCAGTCGGTGCCTCCCTGTGTATAGTGTATAAATGCTCAAAATCAACGTGTATATTCTGCATGTAAAAACCGCACTCTTTTCTCAAAGTTCTCCTCGTCAGCTGACAGTACAAAACAAATTTGCCCAAGAAAAAAGTCAATTGGAATGTGCTAGGTTAAAAGAGCCAATTGAATTCAGTTTGTTTGATATTGAATTAACAACAAGGGAAATAAAGTTCTGATATGAAGAACTAGAAATGGAAATAGGTGGATTTCAAAGATATTAACAGACTAGTTTGTGTATGGTAGTAGTGTGTTTTATGCTTAAAATACCGCTTCAACTATATTACACTGAActgtagaataaaaaaatttaaaaaaggaatataTTTTCTAATTTCTCCCTTTTCCATAAAGCACTCAGTTTGATCTTTTACATCTAGACATATAACAGCTGTGGGTTAGTTTCACGAAGCGGAAAAGATTTGTTGTCATTAAATCATATGTGAAActgaagagaataaaagaacaaactgaaacaaacaagatgtGGTGCTGAACTCTCTACATCCTACGTCAAACCTgtgtttttcatctgtgttgTCATTTTTAATGTCTCTCAGCTGCGTTGCTTCTCATGACGATCTTCTAATCTGAGTTTTTTTcctgggaaagaaaaacaactctttcagcaaattagaaaaaaacatattcaacaACATATTGTCGCTGGGAAAGTATTTTTGGAGCTTCACAAACCTGTAGGAGTTCACTTGCAGAAACCTGAAGTCTCTCCTTCAGCTCATCACCAACAGCCACATTAAACAGGGACCATTTACCATCTGAGAACGTAACTGGAACTGAGAGGACGATGCCATCTGGGAGATTGTAGCTGCCTGCAAGTAGCCAAAAACAATCACCCTGGCTAGATCTGTCAGTGTTAGAGGTCAAATATGGACCGGAAGTTTACCCACAACGACAAATCTTTCTACCTGGACATAGTACACCCAGAGAAAATACTTTATCCGGACTGCACGTGCCATTCCAAGCCCTCAAGATGGTGAGGATCCCGTTGGCAGCTGACATGGCAGCTGCCCGGCACGTCCTTGAAGCCACAGCTGCACGCTGACACCGCACCAAGTCTTGAAAGTCTGTCTCCAACCATTTCCTGGAGGGGAGACACAGAGCTAATTGGCTTTTTGGCATCTCCCAGCACAAACAATGGCACAGATATATGTCACAGCAGGGTCAGGTTTGGGAGgcagttttgtcatttgataGTAGACCTGCACCCGACATTATCATATTTAGTTTTAGATTGCCAAAGTGGAAGTTATTGCAAGGTAACATCATTAATCTGGTGTAAGACTGCTTTACAATCCTctaaaataactttttattgATGCTTAatattgaaaacatttgttCTTAATGTAACAAACCTGTCATGGAAGATCTTCAGGAGGGACTGGGAAAAGAAAGCTGGTCCTTTAATTGCCCCATTGAAGTTGAAAACCTTTGCCCTCTGCAGGTCAATATAGAAACTACCACTGATATTTCCCCACACAGTGACATCTGTGACATCTGGAGTCGAAGAAAAGGGCAAAATTATTTTATCTTGAGTGGAAACTGCTTGTGCTAGAATGCAACCGAAGTTGGTAATTTGAATGAGCTACCTGACGCCATAACTCTCAGCTTCTTTGCAATTATGGCCCTTGCTTCATTCTCCAGTTGGGTTGCCATGGCGACAAATTGGTGCTTGTCAATTGAGCAAGCATTGTCCACAAGAAGAGAGCATCTCAGGTTGACAAATGAGTCCCCGGACACAATAACCTTCACCTCCTTGTTGGCCCTTGTGTCAATCAGTCGTCCGTACTTGGTGTAGATTTCTGAGATTTCCTTTatcctcttcttttccttttcctgctcACTGTCATTTACAACATCACTGTCATCAGAGCAGCTCTCATCCAGGAGGAGGATGACATCAGCTCCTTCGAAGGCTTGCTCCAGATCTGTGTGAACGCTCACCTGTGAAGAAATAGGTTTGAGTGGCTTTGATTTCCTTGtgatttaatgtgaaaaaaaattaaagtacTGCACCTGATGGAGCAAAGGGAGAGCCAGGTCCTCCATCTCCATCTTCAGCCCCTGCAGTCCCTCCTCGTCACCCTCCAGGCCCAGTAGGTGGAGGCTGATTGCAGCAACACGGGGGAACACTTCAGCAGAGAGCAAGTTCGGGATCAGGAGGTGGCAGGTTTGGCTGAGAGCACTGGAAAGACATTTTACACCCAATCTGTCAACTGAGAAAACCAATAAAGTGGAGCAAAGTGGATATATCCAACTAAACCACCTGCTGATCCACAGGTGAAGAGGTTTGATAAGACTGACGCGGTGCTTCTCCTCCTCGATGAGGGCGATCTTGGTCTCCAGATTCTCTGCTGCAACACTCAGCATCATATCCGTgggcatgtctgatgt
The genomic region above belongs to Paralichthys olivaceus isolate ysfri-2021 chromosome 24, ASM2471397v2, whole genome shotgun sequence and contains:
- the prkag3a gene encoding 5'-AMP-activated protein kinase subunit gamma-1 isoform X4, which translates into the protein MGQRAAKICMLTITDFINILHCYYKSPLVQMYELESHKIETWRGDSFQNVFLQYSNHFLISISPEASLFEATYSLLKHKIHRLPVIDPESGNVLHILTHKRILKFLHIFGKKVPKPAFIRRQIQELGIGTFRNIATVQQMAPLHEALAIFVERRVSALPVVDEQGKVVALYSRFDVINLAAQKSYNNLDMTMLEAVRRRVCFVEGVIKCYPYETLETILDRIVSAEVHRLVLVDRADVVRGIISLSDLLQAMVLSPAGIDTLLS
- the retreg2 gene encoding reticulophagy regulator 2, producing MASGEEATRHPSVPSSSVGLESLFPAGASEQACGDGNPELVRLRERLQGWLSPYEAPLLWLQRLLVWERPLCSISVALTLNTLFWLLSSTSLRPLFLLSVSLLGLMLLERWKPKLPIVTVQQAEAHPVQSETMGVEQHLLSVPELSHHLAESYLTCCLYLQEMLQYKQQNHGKFCVLMCSSCFVLAVVGHYVPGIMISYIIVLSVLLWPLVVYHELIQRMYTGLEPILMKLDYSMKGNTEHRKHDKRKVKKELEEGDEPRAETESESEEELSLFAPTVDVKTTALAMAITDSELSDEEASILESGGFSVSRATTPQLTDVSEDLDQQSLHSDPEESYLRDLPEFPSVEEFPSIEHHLLHFPLRAPGQVDGAQAGAQSEAEPLSPASLLIQHLASPLHFVNTHFNGHGRPPGADEGMLPGTGPREEAGRQEGGEEKEAAVTQGAQRSLEALSEEIVSTAISTVVQNTLSALLSSSEASEDVAEFLPTETPPGAFETSTPPTDTTADTAVTTIGALGPDEEQENAITIIQSSSEEMHDDTLVGTEEEDFELLDQSELEQVDEELDISSDRRVVGGDPDTPPSPQHQPQS
- the prkag3a gene encoding 5'-AMP-activated protein kinase subunit gamma-1 isoform X3 yields the protein MEPPSQTPEKKKGIQQDADTTVYMNFMKSHCCYNAIPTSCKLVIFDTKLQVKKAFFALVANGLRAAPLWDSELQRFVGMLTITDFINILHCYYKSPLVQMYELESHKIETWRGDSFQNVFLQYSNHFLISISPEASLFEATYSLLKHKIHRLPVIDPESGNVLHILTHKRILKFLHIFGKKVPKPAFIRRQIQELGIGTFRNIATVQQMAPLHEALAIFVERRVSALPVVDEQAQKSYNNLDMTMLEAVRRRVCFVEGVIKCYPYETLETILDRIVSAEVHRLVLVDRADVVRGIISLSDLLQAMVLSPAGIDTLLS
- the prkag3a gene encoding 5'-AMP-activated protein kinase subunit gamma-1 isoform X1; amino-acid sequence: MEPPSQTPEKKKGIQQDADTTVYMNFMKSHCCYNAIPTSCKLVIFDTKLQVKKAFFALVANGLRAAPLWDSELQRFVGMLTITDFINILHCYYKSPLVQMYELESHKIETWRGDSFQNVFLQYSNHFLISISPEASLFEATYSLLKHKIHRLPVIDPESGNVLHILTHKRILKFLHIFGKKVPKPAFIRRQIQELGIGTFRNIATVQQMAPLHEALAIFVERRVSALPVVDEQGKVVALYSRFDVINLAAQKSYNNLDMTMLEAVRRRVCFVEGVIKCYPYETLETILDRIVSAEVHRLVLVDRADVVRGIISLSDLLQAMVLSPAGIDTLLS
- the prkag3a gene encoding 5'-AMP-activated protein kinase subunit gamma-1 isoform X2; amino-acid sequence: MEPPSQTPEKKKGIQQDADTTVYMNFMKSHCCYNAIPTSCKLVIFDTKLQVKKAFFALVANGLRAAPLWDSELQRFVGMLTITDFINILHCYYKSPLVQMYELESHKIETWRDVFLQYSNHFLISISPEASLFEATYSLLKHKIHRLPVIDPESGNVLHILTHKRILKFLHIFGKKVPKPAFIRRQIQELGIGTFRNIATVQQMAPLHEALAIFVERRVSALPVVDEQGKVVALYSRFDVINLAAQKSYNNLDMTMLEAVRRRVCFVEGVIKCYPYETLETILDRIVSAEVHRLVLVDRADVVRGIISLSDLLQAMVLSPAGIDTLLS